The following are from one region of the Cloacibacterium sp. TD35 genome:
- a CDS encoding DUF3822 family protein: protein MKKLSLLFTKDGLQWHISKGKSVLEEAFYFVTEETSPHLVEEKLDEVLKFDDYKEIEVISALNHFSLTPDSLTEHELGYKLISYNAPVDEANEELMLSVNKKFAVQFYYTFPKHFYQKIKAKKLPTKFNFSGEKFLNALTVKNHKEIHINLYHHQVEFFAFENKKVALYNNLDSDSEVDFLYFIMFSLSKINFGTAETYFHIYGETHENETFISELRKFVKNIKVHFDNAPKKNFVLS, encoded by the coding sequence ATGAAAAAACTTTCTTTACTTTTCACCAAAGATGGTTTACAATGGCACATTTCTAAAGGAAAATCAGTGCTAGAAGAAGCATTTTATTTCGTAACAGAAGAAACTTCGCCTCATTTGGTAGAAGAAAAACTAGATGAAGTTTTAAAATTTGATGACTATAAAGAAATAGAAGTAATTTCTGCACTCAATCATTTTTCGCTTACTCCAGATAGTCTTACAGAGCACGAGTTGGGCTATAAACTGATTTCTTATAACGCTCCTGTAGATGAAGCTAATGAAGAATTGATGCTTTCTGTGAACAAAAAATTTGCGGTGCAATTTTACTACACTTTTCCAAAGCATTTTTACCAAAAAATTAAAGCAAAAAAATTACCCACGAAATTTAATTTCTCTGGCGAAAAATTTTTAAATGCTTTAACTGTTAAAAACCACAAAGAAATTCATATCAATCTATATCATCATCAAGTAGAATTTTTCGCTTTTGAAAATAAAAAAGTGGCACTTTACAATAACTTAGATTCTGATTCTGAAGTAGATTTCTTGTATTTTATTATGTTTTCTTTGAGCAAAATAAATTTTGGAACCGCAGAAACGTATTTTCATATTTATGGAGAAACTCACGAAAACGAAACCTTTATTTCAGAATTGAGAAAGTTTGTTAAAAATATTAAAGTTCATTTTGACAACGCTCCAAAAAAGAATTTTGTTCTTTCTTAA